The following coding sequences lie in one Aspergillus luchuensis IFO 4308 DNA, chromosome 8, nearly complete sequence genomic window:
- a CDS encoding DEAD/DEAH box helicase (COG:L;~EggNog:ENOG410PIVK;~InterPro:IPR038718,IPR000330,IPR027417,IPR001650, IPR014001;~PFAM:PF00176,PF00270,PF00271,PF04851;~go_function: GO:0005524 - ATP binding [Evidence IEA]) has protein sequence MAEDQVLRGTKRKHPADGTEASCNEPYSSAVRKIDQERCHYEDPGLTNGNYCTGQQHSSEYTKGQHMQLLSHTHGDPIPDSLNSGRQRDKSLTKEEDTEVCFGSICDIHARFIDTPPSDCNYLSANALESDEEKLEVLLGSEYCVICSPLRDGIIGFINLGVSNTLKRLFEIEGTRLETSLSLSEWKSGTQRHSSIAWETNVEIAIFGARKNAFLVGDCLSSGTLFLQDPKISCDLQYENPHRFPFVGDFKDDSDDESSEVDDNDTLSINKLVPASAKISTKRLEHILDTLHEHDYLQEVQPDKNLNISLFPHQKEAIDFMIRRETGRSTSSISLWNIQKDKNGNPHHYHAITGDSTTELSVGPLGGILADTMGLGKTVTTLSTILSTLDHSEEWVKKRTNSQVSGTKGAKATLIVVPNEALMEQWLDEIRSKFIPGTFDHCKYHGSSRKASIRTFEEFDIVLTTYGTISTEFAERESPIYQTDFFRIVLDEAHNIKSRSTRIHEAACNISADRRWCLTGTPIQNDLDDLGALVSFLRVPLLEDRGVFRKHVINQAYNTGTDPFENLRLLLGCICLRRTMSLGMLVEPTINNLKLDLAPEEREAYINILDYHNRLIDVSVSKGGSVGAFQTVLQLRIFCNNGLYRKKDIRASPTDLLTSEEYLNFWQGNHESQCPGTDSEALALGSYKLSDSKSSPETSNSISEPCRIPIQNNNTLDLAEIEGPASELLNTPNLFRESLTPDYLSLVDQSPQTLEGTFSTKHRAILKTILGHIPREKGIVFSAWTKSLDIMAELLRHHDIAFARVDGSMSFSQRQQAFQSFKTSSDVNILLMTIGTGAVGLNLSIATRVHIMEPSWNPMVEQQAIGRVVRLGQKRPVVITRYIMRDTVEESVVSRQDLKLDVAMGGFEGASCEAAGHDV, from the exons ATGGCAGAGGATCAGGTTCTTCGGGGCACCAAGAGGAAACACCCCGCTGACGGTACCGAGGCTTCCTGCAATGAACCCTACTCTTCTGCGGTCCGCAAAATCGACCAGGAACGCTGTCATTACGAGGATCCCGGTCTAACAAACGGAAACTACTGTACTGGGCAGCAGCATAGCTCCGAATACACCAAAGGTCAACATATGCAGTTGCTGTCGCATACCCATGGGGACCCTATACCAGACTCCTTGAACTCGGGAAGGCAGAGGGATAAATCCCTAacaaaggaagaagatacAGAGGTCTGCTTTGGATCT ATCTGTGATATCCATGCGCGATTCATCGATACCCCCCCTTCAGATTGCAACTATCTTTCTGCAAATGCACTCGAgagcgacgaggagaagcTCGAGGTTCTTCTGGGTTCTGAGTATTGTGTGATATGCTCCCCATTGAGGGATGGTATTATTGGCTTCATCAACTTGGGGGTTTCCAACACCTTGAAACGATTATTTGAAATTGAAGGAACCAGACTGGAaacttctctctctctttcggAGTGGAAGTCAGGGACACAGCGCCACTCATCCATCGCCTGGGAAACAAATGTCGAGATCGCAATTTTTGGGGCACGGAAGAATGCTTTTCTTGTTGGTGATTGCTTATCCTCTGGAACTCTGTTCCTCCAAGATCCAAAAATTTCTTGCGATCTGCAATACGAGAATCCCCATAGGTTTCCTTTCGTCGGTGATTTCAAAGACGATTCTGACGACGAATCATCTGAAGTTGACGACAATGACACCCTTTCGATCAACAAACTGGTACCTGCTTCCGCCAAAATCTCTACAAAACGTTTGGAACATATCCTGGATACCTTGCATGAGCACGACTACCTCCAGGAAGTTCAACCTGACAAGAATCTGAATATATCCCTTTTCCC TCACCAAAAGGAAGCCATTGATTTTATGATACGCCGAGAAACTGGCCGATCAACCTCTTCTATATCCCTCTGGAATATCCAAAAGGATAAGAACGGCAACCCACA TCATTATCATGCAATTACAGGTGACTCCACTACTGAGCTTTCAGTTGGACCGTTGGGTGGTATCCTTGCGGACACGATGGGCCTTGGAAAAACAGTGACAACCTTATCAACCATCCTTAGCACCCTTGATCACTCGGAAGAATGGGTCAAGAAAAGAACTAACTCTCAAGTATCTGGGACAAAAGGCGCAAAGGCCACACTGATTGTTGTTCCAAATGAAG CGTTGATGGAGCAGTGGCTCGATGAGATCCGCAG CAAATTTATACCCGGAACATTCGACCACTGCAAATATCACGGTTCATCGCGCAAAGCCTCCATACGCACTTTCGAGGAATTCGATATTGTCTTGACAACATACGGAACTATCAGTACGGAGTTTGCTGAGAGAGAAAGCCCGATCTACCAAACGGACTTCTTCCGCATTGTTCTAGATGAAG CCCACAACATAAAATCGCGGTCCACGAGGATCCATGAAGCGGCGTGTAATATTTCGGCAGACAGGCGCTGGTGCCTTACTGGAACCCCAATACAGAACGATCTCGATGATCTCGGCGCcctcgtttcttttcttcgtgTCCCATTACTTGAGGATCGAGGTGTTTTCAGGAAACACGTCATCAATCAAGCCTACAATACTGGCACCGATCCCTTTGAAAACCTTCGCTTATTGCTTGGCTGTATATGTCTTCGTCGAACTATGAGTCTTGGTATGCTTGTGGAACCAACGATCAACAATTTAAAGTTGGACTTGGCTccagaagagagggaagcaTACATTAACATATTGGACTATCACAATAGACTCATTGATGTCTCAGTCAGCAAAGGGGGCTCCGTGGGTGCGTTCCAAACAGTTCTGCAGCTGCGAATATTCTGCAATAACGGGCTCTACAGAAAGAAGGACATCCGAGCCTCCCCTACCGATCTCCTTACTTCTGAAGAGTACTTGAATTTTTGGCAGGGAAACCATGAATCTCAGTGTCCTGGTACTGACAGTGAAGCTCTAGCTCTTGGCTCATACAAACTCTCTGACTCTAAATCTTCCCCTGAAACTTCTAATTCGATCAGCGAACCTTGCAGAATACCCATACAAAACAATAATACGCTGGATCTGGCAGAGATAGAAGGTCCTGCCTCGGAGCTATTGAACACTCCTAATCTATTCCGGGAATCGCTGACCCCGGACTACTTATCTTTAGTCGATCAATCTCCGCAAACTCTCGAAGGGACGTTCTCAACCAAACATCGTGCCATTTTGAAGACTATCCTTGGCCATATTCCCCGAGAAAAAGG AATTGTCTTCTCAGCCTGGACCAAGAGCCTCGACATCATGGCAGAGCTGTTACGCCACCACGACATTGCCTTCGCCCGAGTAGACGGTTCCATGTCGTTTTCGCAGCGTCAGCAAGCATTTCAAAGCTTCAAGACAAGCAGCGACGTGAATATACTTCTGATGACCATTGGCACCGGTGCGGTTGG ACTGAATCTCTCCATCGCCACACGGGTGCATATTATGGAACCATCGTGGAATCCGATGGTCGAGCAGCAAGCAATTGGTCGCGTTGTTCGTCTCGGACAAAAGCGACCGGTGGTGATTACTCGGTATATTATGAGAGATACCGTTGAAGAG AGTGTAGTATCTCGCCAAGATTTGAAGCTCGACGTCGCTATGGGCGGTTTTGAGGGGGCCTCTTGTGAGGCAGCTGGTCATGATGTATGA
- a CDS encoding beta-mannosidase (CAZy:GH2;~COG:G;~EggNog:ENOG410PGNW;~InterPro:IPR017853,IPR036156,IPR008979,IPR006102, IPR013783,IPR041447;~PFAM:PF17786,PF00703;~antiSMASH:Cluster_8.13;~go_function: GO:0004553 - hydrolase activity, hydrolyzing O-glycosyl compounds [Evidence IEA];~go_process: GO:0005975 - carbohydrate metabolic process [Evidence IEA]), whose translation MMAAFAQYTLSTGWYFKDRDDLASDAWMPVPVVPSVVHQDLQANGKLENPYVGFNELDARWVNDKSWTYRKILQRPTVLAGSRIVLAFDGLDTFAKVKLDNNVILESNNMFQAYRVDVTEALDCGDEHVLEIEFDCAMLRAQELRRQDPKHNWASFNGDPARMSVRKAQYHWGWDWGPVLMTAGIWRAVRLEVYSTRLADLWAEIDLDPTHKFASVSAFAELDLVDLEPPYKVNFTITLHGKQIAQAEATPQDGRAKVEFSIDQPRLWWPHGYGDSTLYEISASLKTDQLELHRVTKKIGIRTAEVVQRPDKHGKSFFFRINGVDIFCGGSCWIPADNLLPNITPERYRKWIELMVAGRQAMIRVWGGGCYEDDCFYEACDELGVLVWQDFMFGCGNYPTWPELLKSIEQEAIYNVRRMRHHPSIVIYVGNNEDYQVQEQAGLEYNYEDKNPENWLKTDFPARYIYEKLLPSVVERFSPNTFYHPGSPWGDGKITSDPTVGDMHQWNVWHGTQEKYQIFDTLGGRFNSEFGMEAFPHMSTIEYFVENEKDKYPQSHVLDFHNKADGHERRIATYLVENLRTATDLETYIYLTQVVQAETMMFGYRGWRRQWGDERHCGGALLWQLNDCWPTISWAIVDYFLRPKPAYYAVARVLNPVAVGVRREHHDWSITHAQPPKTSKYELWVVSSLQKAISGKVELRFLSVDTGREIRERIVRENVDIVPNGTTNITDGIIDHTIDTEPHVLAARLWVDDKIVARDVDWPQPFKYLDFADRGLEVKRVSEASDQQVFQISTERPVKCLVFEERDGVRFSDSAMDIVPGDVQTVTVTGLRVDEKLKYKFLGQ comes from the exons ATGATGGCAGCATTCGCGCAATACACTCTGTCAACAGGGTGGTACTTTAAAGATAGGGATGACCTTGCTTCAGACGCATGGATGCCAGTTCCCGTCGTTCCGTCTGTCGTTCACCAGGACCTACAGGCGAATGGAAA GCTGGAGAACCCATACGTGGGGTTCAATGAACTAGACGCACGATGGGTCAACGACAAGTCATGGACATACCGCAAGATACTGCAAAGGCCAACTGTCCTGGCAGGATCGAGGATTGTCCTGGCATTCGATGGCCTTGATACATTTGCCAAAGTCAAACTTGATAACAATGTTATCCTAGAAAGCAATAACATGTTTCAGGCCTATCGAGTAGATGTCACCGAGGCTCTGGATTGCGGAGATGAGCACGTTCTGGAGATTGAATTTGATTGTGCGATGCTGCGTGCCCAGGAACTTCGGAGACAGGACCCGAAACACAACTGGGCCTCTTTCAACGGGGATCCCGCGAGGATGAGCGTCAGAAAAGCTCAATATCATTGGGGTTGGGACTGGGGCCCGGTCCTCATGACGGCAGGTATCTGGAGAGCAGTGAGATTGGAAGTTTATTCCACAAGGTTGGCAGATCTCTGGGCGGAGATCGATCTGGACCCCACTCACAAGTTTGCTTCTGTTTCAGCATTTGCAGAGCTTGACCTTGTTGATCTTGAACCACCATACAAGGtcaacttcaccatcacACTACATGGAAAGCAAATTGCTCAAGCAGAAGCCACACCCCAAGACGGCAGGGCAAAGGTAGAGTTCAGCATAGACCAGCCTCGCCTTTGGTGGCCACACGGATATGGTGATTCCACTCTTTACGAAATTTCAGCTTCACTGAAGACCGATCAACTTGAACTCCATAGAGTTACCAAGAAGATTGGAATCAGGACTGCTGAAGTCGTGCAGCGGCCGGACAAGCACGGAaaatcattcttcttccgaatTAACGGTGTGGATATATTCTGCGGCGGGTCGTGCTGGATTCCCGCAGACAACCTACTTCCGAACATCACTCCGGAGCGATATCGAAAATGGATCGAGCTGATGGTTGCCGGCCGCCAAGCCATGATCAG GGTATGGGGCGGTGGTTGCTACGAAGACGATTGTTTCTACGAGGCTTGCGATGAGCTCGGTGTTTTAGTGTGGCAGGACTTCATGTTCGGATGTGGAAATTATCCAACCTGGCCCGAACTATTGAAGTCTATCGAACAAGAGGCGATCTACAACGTCCGCCGCAtgcgccatcatccatccattgtaATCTATGTTGGTAATAATGAGGACTACCAAGTCCAGGAACAGGCCGGTCTCGAATATAACTACGAAGATAAAAACCCTGAAAACTGGCTAAAGACAGACTTTCCCGCCAGATACATCTACGAAAAGCTGTTGCCGTCAGTGGTTGAGCGCTTTTCACCGAACACGTTCTACCACCCAGGTAGCCCTTGGGGTGACGGCAAAATAACCTCCGATCCTACAGTCGGCGATATGCACCAGTGGAATG TTTGGCATGGCACGCAGGAAAAATATCAAATCTTCGATACGCTAGGTGGCAGATTCAATAGCGAATTCGGCATGGAGGCTTTCCCGCACATGTCAACGATCGAATACTTCGTCGAGAACGAAAAAGACAAATACCCGCAATCGCATGTTCTTGATTTCCATAACAAGGCCGACGGACACGAACGTCGCATCGCTACTTACCTTGTCGAGAACCTGCGAACTGCTACTGACCTCGAG ACCTACATCTACCTCACCCAGGTTGTGCAAGCCGAAACAATGATGTTCGGATACCGTGGGTGGCGTCGCCAATGGGGAGACGAAAGACACTGTGGCGGTGCACTACTCTGGCAGCTGAATGATTGCTGGCCAACAATCTCTTGGGCCATTGTAGACTACTTCCTGCGGCCCAAGCCCGCCTACTACGCTGTAGCCCGTGTATTGAACCCAGTCGCCGTAGGTGTACGACGAGAACACCACGACTGGAGCATCACACATGCGCAGCCCCCAAAGACAAGCAAATATGAGCTCTGGGTAGTCAGCTCCTTACAGAAGGCCATATCCGGAAAGGTCGAGCTTCGATTCCTCTCCGTGGACACTGGACGAGAGATACGGGAGCGGATTGTGCGAGAAAACGTCGACATCGTGCCCAATGGCACCACAAACATCACCGACGGGATCATCGACCACACCATTGATACAGAACCTCACGTCCTCGCTGCTCGACTGTGGGTGGATGATAAAATTGTTGCACGAGACGTGGATTGGCCTCAGCCTTTCAAGTATCTTGATTTTGCGGATCGTGGACTTGAGGTAAAGAGGGTTTCTGAAGCCTCTGATCAGCAGGTGTTCCAAATCAGCACCGAGAGGCCGGTCAAATGCTTGGTATTCGAGGAACGCGACGGTGTCAGATTTAGCGATAGCGCGATGGATATTGTTCCTGGTGATGTTCAGACAGTCACGGTCACAGGGCTgcgggtggatgagaagttGAAGTACAAATTCCTTGGCCAGTGA
- a CDS encoding uncharacterized protein (SECRETED:SignalP(1-19);~antiSMASH:Cluster_8.13) produces MSHSWRLVKLACLPTAAIGEYFGDWLSSSRQAEMIVVHRILCPLRRLGSARVPVVENLTRMPHRRDVHCQSPQIYTKRFWKTTTSGCMAKIASAQELQQAFQS; encoded by the coding sequence ATGTCTCACTCTTGGCGTCTAGTGAAATTAGCCTGTTTACCCACCGCTGCTATTGGTGAGTATTTCGGCGATTGGTTGTCATCTTCCCGACAAGCCGAGATGATTGTCGTGCACCGAATCCTCTGTCCCCTGAGACGGCTCGGTTCAGCCCGAGTTCCAGTTGTTGAAAACCTGACAAGAATGCCTCACAGACGTGATGTGCACTGTCAGTCACCCCAGATCTACACCAAGCGATTCTGGAAGACTACTACGTCTGGTTGTATGGCAAAAATTGCAAGTGCACAAGAGCTTCAGCAGGCCTTCCAAAGTTAG
- a CDS encoding putative C6 transcription factor (COG:K;~EggNog:ENOG410PFNP;~InterPro:IPR036864,IPR007219,IPR001138;~PFAM:PF00172,PF04082;~TransMembrane:3 (i295-313o361-378i575-594o);~antiSMASH:Cluster_8.13;~go_function: GO:0000981 - DNA-binding transcription factor activity, RNA polymerase II-specific [Evidence IEA];~go_function: GO:0003677 - DNA binding [Evidence IEA];~go_function: GO:0008270 - zinc ion binding [Evidence IEA];~go_process: GO:0006351 - transcription, DNA-templated [Evidence IEA];~go_process: GO:0006355 - regulation of transcription, DNA-templated [Evidence IEA]): MFHTFEGFENPTLPTTVRGRNQRQQSVGRRVTTLRACTSCRHRKIKCDGEKPCEACRWYKKADLCQYSDPRPSRRHVEKLSTTLDEFRGVLDKLFPGIPAETLVNLPRDKLLELTGKGASQMQTQAPHPASPATSASVEAHASLASSEDGNLESLQTIPDHTTDDRDLKSSELTSTVSDDVNALSLSAKQPSSYLGVSSIHAVLKVIVWLEPSSLSHLSRAPAAGVRRDSVMEISSPEAQAWQVFGSQSHHGTSTVPESQLLDAYFTYFQPFVPMLDEHSFRQTYLSSRRKDKQWLALLNIVFALGSIAATPADDMSHQAYYMRSKSHLDLESLGSPHVETIQALGLMGGYYLHYSSQPNLAYSMMGAALRMAAALGLHKEVSDGQYGNSRNRLFSVDHKRRVWWSLFCLDTWGGMTLGRPSMGRLGPAITVKLPHYRETGNVLDLLPLLENVRFCKIATQIQEVLAVAPLTKPHEMANLDSQLLEWYDNLPYILKDHEPCSESIAITRTVMKWRYYNQRMLLYRPTLLSYAMRRVPYIVLRSEERTAIERCREIAEATIQDVAAKAQFHQMSGWNAVWLIFQAAMVPLLGLFLNDGTVDDPRATAEACQAQVETTMLVLERLEPWSPAAKSTLEAVSRIFEAGKRCHNVTGEAHSINSGSCVTATEDLGAVPGVSPLQIDFGRAMPHENGFVDPFEPQFINDSAGQYLWDFLSWSDSNLLQGLADIDNVNNVPLFPQEERNTKYGSSESTYYGGQLGDSTFFINSGPSFY; the protein is encoded by the exons ATGTTTCATACGTTCGAAGGGTTCGAGAACCCAACTCTTCCGACTACTGTGCGCGGACGCAACCAACGTCAACAATCTGTCGGACGCAGAGTCACTACGCTCCGGGCCTGCACATCTTGTCGGCACCGAAAAATAAAATGTGACGGAGAAAAGCCATGTGAAGCATGCAGATGGTATAAAAAAGCAGATTTGTGTCAGTACTCTGATCCTCGGCCATCTCGCAG GCATGTGGAGAAACTATCGACCACACTCGATGAATTTAGAGGAGTGCTTGACAAGCTCTTCCCTGGCATTCCAGCGGAGACCCTTGTCAACTTGCCTCGGGACAAGCTCTTGGAGCTGACAGGCAAGGGGGCTTCCCAGATGCAGACGCAAGCGCCACACCCGGCATCCCCAGCAACCTCGGCATCAGTGGAGGCTCACGCATCTCTGGCATCCAGCGAAGACGGCAATCTCGAGTCTTTACAAACCATACCTGATCACACAACTGATGATCGCGATTTGAAGAGTTCCGAGCTCACGAGTACCGTGTCCGACGATGTCAACGCTTTATCTCTCTCGGCCAAACAGCCATCCTCCTATTTGGGTGTCTCTTCCATCCATGCTGTGTTAAAGGTGATAGTATGGCTAGAGCCAAGCTCCCTCTCTCACCTGTCTCGCGCACCTGCCGCAGGAGTTCGTCGGGATTCTGTCATGGAGATTTCTTCTCCAGAGGCCCAGGCCTGGCAGGTCTTTGGGTCTCAGTCGCACCATGGCACTTCAACTGTGCCCGAGTCTCAACTGCTTGACGCTTACTTTACCTACTTTCAACCGTTTGTTCCAATGCTGGACGAACATTCTTTTCGCCAAACGTATCTTTCTTCGCGCAGGAAGGACAAGCAATGGCTCGCGTTGCTTAACATTGTCTTTGCTTTGGGCAGCATAGCAGCCACCCCTGCCGATGACATGTCTCATCAAGCATATTATATGCGGTCAAAGAGCCATTTGGATTTGGAAAGTCTGGGTTCCCCGCACGTGGAAACCATTCAAGCTCTGGGCCTCATGGGTGGCTATTACCTCCACTATAGCAGCCAGCCCAACCTCGCGTACTCCATGATGGGGGCGGCATTGCGCATGGCCGCAGCTCTGGGCTTGCACAAGGAAGTTTCGGATGGTCAATACGGCAACAGCAGAAATAGGTTATTTTCAGTTGATCACAAACGTCGAGTCTGGTGGTCTCTGTTCTGTCTGGACACGTGGGGTGGCATGACCTTGGGCCGACCAAGCATGGGTCGACTGGGTCCAGCGATCACCGTCAAGTTGCCACATTATAGGGAAACA GGGAATGTGCTCGACCTTCTACCACTTCTGGAAAATGTGCGATTCTGCAAGATCGCGACACAAATCCAGGAGGTGCTGGCCGTAGCACCGTTGACAAAGCCTCACGAAATGGCAAATCTTGATAGCCAGCTTCTCGAATGGTATGATAACCTTCCGTATATTCTCAAAGACCACGAGCCATGCTCGGAGTCGATCGCAATCACGAGGACTGTCATGAAATGGCGATATTACAATCAGCGGATGCTTTTGTATCGCCCCACCCTGCTCAGCTACGCCATGCGCCGCGTACCATACATTGTGCTCAGGTCCGAAGAAAGGACAGCTATTGAAAGATGTAGGGAGATTGCCGAGGCTACCATACAGGATGTAGCTGCCAAGGCACAATTCCATCAGATGTCAGGCTGGAACGCAGTATGGCTTATCTTCCAGGCTGCGATGGTTCCTCTTCTAGGACTGTTCCTCAATGATGGTACAGTTGATGACCCGAGAGCGACAGCTGAAGCATGTCAGGCCCAAGTGGAAACAACAATGCTTGTCCTAGAGCGCTTGGAACCTTGGAGTCCAGCCGCCAAATCAACGCTAGAAGCCGTTTCCCGGATCTTTGAGGCTGGTAAACGGTGCCACAATGTCACCGGAGAAGCCCACAGCATTAACAGCGGTAGCTGCGTGACAGCTACTGAAGATCTTGGCGCAGTGCCTGGGGTATCCCCGTTGCAAATCGACTTCGGTCGCGCAATGCCACACGAGAATGGATTTGTGGATCCGTTTGAGCCCCAGTTTATCAATGATTCTGCTGGGCAGTATCTTTGGGACTTTCTTAGCTGGAGCGACAGTAACTTGTTGCAGGGTTTGGCTGATATTGACAATGTCAACAACGTACCACTGTTTCCCCAGGAGGAAAGGAATACAAAGTATGGAAGCAGCGAGAGTACTTATTATGGAGGTCAATTGGGAGATTCAACATTTTTCATCAATTCAGGGCCGTCTTTCTACTAG
- the GPI14 gene encoding glycosylphosphatidylinositol-alpha 1,4 mannosyltransferase I (BUSCO:EOG09261XAF;~CAZy:GT50;~COG:G;~EggNog:ENOG410PH9I;~InterPro:IPR007704;~PFAM:PF06728,PF05007;~TransMembrane:9 (i16-35o91-112i146-164o170-196i231-252o296-314i326-351o363-380i392-416o);~antiSMASH:Cluster_8.13;~go_component: GO:0016021 - integral component of membrane [Evidence IEA];~go_function: GO:0004376 - glycolipid mannosyltransferase activity [Evidence IEA];~go_function: GO:0051751 - alpha-1,4-mannosyltransferase activity [Evidence IEA];~go_process: GO:0006506 - GPI anchor biosynthetic process [Evidence IEA]) — translation MPSKMASSSSFFQSPTLVYTSAIALRAILLIYGAWQDANSAVKYTDIDYLVFTDAARYVSHGASPYERDTYRYTPLLAWLLLPTSWSGPSLLFSFGKALFALSDVLAGWLIARSLVSAYGMDAPRALKYASFWLLNPMVANISTRGSSEGLLGVLVIALLWAVLRRRVVLAGVLLGLSVHFKIYPFIYGVSIIWWLDRERDGSSSALKNAAGSKDTSIVTKIMNFITPPRIILTLTSLVTFTLLNLLMYSLYDTPFLQHTFLHHLTRIDHRHNFSPYSTLLYLSAAGEVQGNFESLAFIPQLLLSVVVIPLILAKKSLPGAMLAQTFAFVTFNKVCTSQYFLWYLIFLPFYLPGSSMLKAPRFGSVVAAAWVIGQALWLQQGYNLEFLGLSSFMPGLFLASLGFFAVNVWILGVIVEDVGASS, via the exons ATGCCCTCGAaaatggcatcatcatcatctttcttCCAATCACCTACCCTAGTCTACACCTCCGCCATAGCTCTCCGCGCCATCCTTCTTATCTATGGCGCCTGGCAAGACGCCAACTCCGCCGTCAAATACACCGACATCGACTACCTCGTCTTCACCGACGCAGCCCGCTACGTCTCCCACGGCGCCTCGCCTTACGAAAGAGACACCTACCGCTACACGCCCCTCCTAGCATGGCTGCTCCTCCCGACCTCCTGGTCCGGcccatctctcctcttctcctttggAAAGGCCCTCTTCGCCCTCTCCGACGTTCTCGCCGGATGGCTCATCGCTAGATCCCTCGTCTCCGCGTACGGAATGGACGCTCCTCGCGCCTTGAAGTACGCTAGTTTCTGGCTTCTGAATCCCATGGTCGCGAACATTAGTACCCGGGGTTCCTCTGAGGGTCTGCTCGGAGTGCTGGTCATTGCTCTGCTTTGGGCTGTGCTTCGCAGGAGAGTGGTCCTGGCGGGTGTGTTGCTGGGACTGAGTGTGCATTTCAAGATCTACCCGTTTATCTACGGAGTGTCGATTATTTGGTGGCTGGATCGCGAACGagacggcagcagcagcgcgtTAAAGAACGCTGCTGGAAGCAAAGATACCAGCATCGTCACTAAGATCATGAATTTCATCACTCCCCCccgcatcatcctcaccctgaCTTCCCTGGTCACCTTCActctcctcaatctcctcatgTACTCACTTTACGATACCCCCTTCCTGCAACATACctttctccaccatctcacGCGCATCGACCACCGCCATAACTTCTCCCCCTACAGTaccctcctctacctctcTGCTGCAGGCGAGGTGCAGGGGAACTTTGAGTCATTGGCGTTCATCCCGCAGTTACTTCTTTCTGTTGTGGTTATCCCGCTCATCCTGGCGAAGAAGAGTCTTCCTGGGGCAATGCTCGCGCAGACGTTCGCATTTGTTACCTTTAATAAGGTTTGTACGAGTCAG TATTTCCTCTGGTACctcatctttctccccttctaTCTCCCGGGTTCTTCGATGTTGAAGGCTCCGCGGTTTGGGAGCGTTGTGGCGGCTGCGTGGGTTATTGGGCAG GCACTGTGGCTGCAACAAGGATATAATCTTGAGTTTCTGGGGTTGAGTAGTTTCATGCCTGGGTTGTTTTTGGCTTCGTTGGGGTTCTTTGCGGTTAATGTTTGGATTCTGGGGGTGATTGTTGAGGATGTGGGGGCTTCTTCTTAG